Proteins from one Prinia subflava isolate CZ2003 ecotype Zambia chromosome 4, Cam_Psub_1.2, whole genome shotgun sequence genomic window:
- the LOC134549590 gene encoding zinc finger CCCH-type antiviral protein 1-like isoform X10, with the protein MFRRPPGWADACAQRGRNRGPRPCLRFRFPSSAAQRRCRVPAPLLLRFPLPPAAAAVPPAVPSRSEGTMCDPAVSSFLTQTLCAHGGRLGLRELEETVGLPAPQLQGTLRAAGPRRFLVLEGGPAVVAVTDARVCVLKECGGCERLHLCKLHLMGRCHLGPSSCKYSHDIMNAENKKVLKKYDLSGLSENELQVLLLQNDPFFLPDTCHFYNKKGCHCTHQSNCNKLHVCRFFLLGKCKFPQCVMSHNLLDSHGLRLLESGGIDGKIASNFQAICDYKHLEFNREQKKGYVHNYRPRHDNWKKPAVTRNKELNKTLQTVESVPHVPPAKGPSSTAPAQSQHQLPTGVEDKDKDKGNENGFASRTVVSTSLPSSTAPAQSQDQLPTAIGNKDKGNENGFASRTVVSTSFPSSTAPAQSQDQLPTGVGNKDKGNENGFASRTVVFTSPPSSAIPAQRQQLPTGIGNKDKGNENGFASRTVVSTSLPSSTAPAQSQDQLPTAIGNKGKGNENGFASRTVVSTSPPSSTAPAQSQDQLPTGVGNKDKGKKNSSSDEDSKDNKKDNSDEICLFYVWKYCKNKDKCKSVHYHLPYKWEIYDGLNWHELPLMEEIEKAYCDPKNSSLPSTNIDFQKMTCSSSLVRRLSTPSSVTKPTFLLTTQWIWYWKNNQDKWIEYGEQEEGSSMTSPSSAIIENLYQADPCAVVPFQTDQHQYELNFKEMIQTNIIFKTRRQICRRPKFVSSEEVQKIKTSSQRDPSSIPSQTCPSHWDASALPDFGYK; encoded by the exons ATGTTCCGACGgcctccaggctgggcagatGCCTGCGCCCAGCGCGGCCGGAACCGCGGGCCCCGCCCGTGCCTTCGGTTTCGATTCCCGTCCAGCGCGGCCCAGAGGCGGTGCCGAGTCCCCGCCCCGCTCCTGCTCCGGTTCCCGCTCCCGCCCGCTGCTGCCGCAGTCCCGCCCGCGGTCCCGTCCCGCTCGGAGGGCACCATGTGCGACCCGGCCGTGTCCAGCTTCCTCACGCAGACGCTGTGCGCCCATGGCGGGCGGCTGGGGCTGCGGGAGCTGGAGGAGACCGTCGGGCTGCCGGCGCCGCAGCTGCAAGGCACGCTGCGGGCGGCGGGCCCCCGGCGGTTCCTGGTGTTGGAGGGCGGCCCGGCGGTGGTGGCCGTGACGGACGCCAGGGTCTGTGTCCTCAAGGAGTGCGGCGGCTGCGAGCGCCTGCACCTCTGCAAGCTGCACCTCATGGGCAGGTGCCACCTGGGGCCCAG CTCTTGTAAGTACTCGCATGACATCATGAATGCAGAGAACAAAAAAGTTCtaaaaaaatatgatttgtCTGGCCTCAGTGAGAATGAACTGCAAGTCCTGCTTCTCCAAAACGATCCATTCTTCCTTCCTGAT ACCTGCCACTTTTACAACAAAAAAGGTTGTCACTGCACGCATCAAAGCAACTGCAACAAGCTTCATGTTTGTCGATTCTTTCTCCTGGGGAAATGTAAATTTCCTCAATGTGTAATGTCCCATAACCTCTTGGATAGCCATGGATTGAGGCTGTTGGAATCTGGAGGCATTGATGGGAAGATAGCTTCAAACTTCCAGGCTATATGTGACTACAAGCATCTCGAATTCAACAGGGAACAGAAGAAGGGGTATG TACACAACTATAGACCAAGACATGATAATTGGAAAAAACCAGCAGTTACAAGGAATAAAGAACTGAACAAAACTTTGCAAACAGTGGAATCCGTGCCGCACGTGCCACCTGCAAAAG GTCCCAGTAGCACTGCACCTGCTCAGAGCCAACACCAGTTGCCAACAGGAGTGGAAGacaaagataaagataaag GCAATGAGAATGGCTTTGCCAGCAGAACTGTTGTCTCGACCTCCCTTCCCAGTAGCACTGCACCTGCTCAGAGCCAAGACCAGTTGCCAACAGCAATCGGAAATAAAGATAAAG GCAATGAGAATGGCTTTGCCAGCAGAACTGTTGTCTCGACCTCCTTTCCCAGTAGCACTGCACCTGCTCAGAGCCAAGACCAGTTGCCAACAGGAGTGGGAAATAAAGATAAAG GCAATGAGAATGGCTTTGCCAGCAGAACTGTTGTCTTCACCTCCCCTCCCAGTAGCGCCATACCTGCACAGAGACAACAGTTGCCAACAGGAATTGGAAATAAAGATAAAG GCAATGAGAATGGCTTTGCCAGCAGAACTGTTGTCTCGACCTCCCTTCCCAGTAGCACTGCACCTGCTCAGAGCCAAGACCAGTTGCCAACAGCAATCGGAAATAAAGGTAAAG GCAATGAGAATGGCTTTGCCAGCAGAACTGTTGTCTCGACCTCCCCTCCCAGTAGCACTGCACCTGCTCAGAGCCAAGACCAGTTGCCAACAGGAGTGGGAAATAAAGATAAAG GTAAAAAGAACAGTTCCTCTGACGAAGATTCAAAGGACAATAAAAAAGATAACTCTGATGAGATCTGTTTGTTCTATGTCTGGAAGTACTGCAAAAACAAGG ATAAATGCAAATCTGTTCATTACCATTTGCCATATAAATGGGAGATATATGATGGTTTGAACTGGCATGAACTTCCCTTGATGGAGGAAATTGAAAAGGCCTATTGTGACCCAAAGAACAGCAG CTTGCCAAGTACGAACATTGATTTCCAGAAAATGACCTGCTCTTCTTCTTTGGTTCGACGCCTCTCTACACCATCATCAGTCACAAAACCCACATTCCTCCTGACCACACAGTGGATTTGGTACTGGAAGAATAACCAAGACAAGTGGATTGAATATGGAGAACAG GAAGAAGGGAGTAGCATGACCTCACCATCTTCTGCTATTATTGAGAATTTGTATCAAGCAGATCCATGTGCCGTTGTACCTTTTCAGACTGACCAACATCAATATGAGCTCAATTTTAAAG aAATGATTCAgacaaacattatttttaaaactagaaGACAAATCTGCAGGCGACCAAAATTTGTGTCTTCTGAAGAGGTGCAGAAAATCAAGACAAG CAGCCAGAGGGATCCTTCTTCTATTCCAAGTCAGACCTGTCCTAGTCACTGGGATGCATCTGCACTGCCTGACTTTGGATACAAG TAG